From Magnolia sinica isolate HGM2019 chromosome 13, MsV1, whole genome shotgun sequence, one genomic window encodes:
- the LOC131222637 gene encoding pentatricopeptide repeat-containing protein At4g28010-like, producing the protein MILKRTPNRFNQLHLPFQGIAHLCCSSFSVLPPYNFNPRRPKTDLQTHLQSLPEKPNCQFGEAITVFEAQVKSGDYNLAILAYKTMTHVGISPNYRTLNALLNCFLHTQKPQFAFGVLGLVLRQGYIPSMYLFNVMLKGLCKGGKVERAVELFHDMRRNGISPDIVSYNTLVSGLCKAKRLEYALGLRAEMAEADCQPNVVTYSTLMDGLCKVGRVDEAMALLDEMRGRGLDADVVVYSVLISGFCGKGSVDRGIEVFDDMTQKGILPNVVTYTCLVHGLCKMGRWEEVMGMFNGMAERGLSPDVVMYTTLIDGLCKDGRADQALKLLGLMIEKGQEPSTVTYNVLINGLCKEGLTDDAFVFFEKMIERGKMPDVVTYNSLMAGLCNSQKVDEAMELLNKMLGGDCNVKPDAMSFNMLIHGLCKEGRLIDAVELYRKMVKRGNVGNLVTYNMLIDGAFKIRKVDMATQFQQEMIDMGFRPNTFTYSILINGLCKMQMVDAAEKLLYEMKTRGLTPSLVDYNTLLSSLCKERNLDRVMTLFQEMKDGKCEPDVISFNTLIDGMCKAGDLQAAKGLLSDLLQRGLSPDTMTYSILINRFSKLGQLDEAKGLLERMIASGFSPDAVIYDSLLNGFSAKGETEEVINLLRQMAAKDVALDVGLISTILNCLCLATKSSDFAEFLPTFSNQAPKQMSISCHELLEKLHKSNSGLQLQAA; encoded by the coding sequence atGATACTGAAAAGGACCCCAAACCGCTTCAACCAGCTTCATCTCCCCTTCCAGGGCATCGCCCACCTTTGCTGCTCATCCTTTTCAGTTCTTCCTCCCTACAATTTCAATCCCCGCCGTCCAAAAACCGACCTCCAGACCCATCTCCAGTCCCTCCCTGAGAAACCCAATTGCCAGTTCGGCGAGGCGATCACCGTCTTTGAAGCTCAGGTGAAATCAGGCGACTACAATTTAGCCATTTTGGCATataaaaccatgacccatgtcgGAATTTCGCCGAATTACCGCACGTTGAATGCGTTACTCAACTGCTTCTTACATACCCAAAAGCCGCAATTCGCATTCGGAGTCTTAGGATTGGTTTTGAGGCAAGGTTACATTCCTAGCATGTATCTTTTCAACGTGATGCTGAAAGGATTGTGTAAAGGGGGTAAGGTTGAAAGAGCAGTAGAGCTCTTTCACGATATGAGGAGAAATGGGATTTCGCCAGATATTGTTAGTTATAATACTCTTGTAAGTGGGCTTTGTAAAGCAAAGAGATTGGAATATGCTTTGGGCTTGCGGGCTGAGATGGCAGAGGCGGATTGCCAACCCAATGTGGTTACTTATAGCACGTTGATGGATGGCCTTTGTAAGGTTGGTAGAGTCGATGAAGCGATGGCTTTGTTGGATGAGATGCGTGGGAGAGGTCTAGATGCAGATGTCGTTGTGTACAGTGTTCTTATAAGCGGATTTTGTGGTAAAGGGAGTGTTGATAGGGGTATTGAAGTCTTCGATGACATGACCCAGAAGGGGATTTTGCCGAATGTGGTCACTTACACTTGTTTGGTTCATGGGCTTTGCAAGATGGGTCGCTGGGAAGAAGTGATGGGGATGTTTAATGGTATGGCCGAACGCGGGCTTTCGCCTGATGTTGTTATGTATACTACTTTGATCGATGGCCTTTGTAAAGATGGAAGGGCTGATCAAGCTTTGAAGCTTTTAGGTTTGATGATTGAGAAGGGCCAAGAGCCGAGCACTGTAACATATAACGTTTTGATTAATGGGTTGTGTAAGGAAGGGTTGACAGATGATGCTTTTGTGTTTTTTGAGAAGATGATTGAGAGAGGAAAGATGCCTGATGTAGTGACATACAATTCATTGATGGCGGGGCTTTGTAATAGTCAGAAGGTTGATGAGGCTATGGAGCTCCTTAACAAAATGCTTGGTGGTGACTGCAATGTCAAACCAGATGCCATGAGTTTTAACATGCTGATTCATGGGCTTTGCAAGGAAGGCCGCCTCATTGATGCTGTAGAGCTTTATCGGAAAATGGTTAAGAGAGGGAATGTCGGGAATTTGGTAACTTACAACATGCTGATCGATGGGGCTTTCAAGATTCGCAAGGTGGACATGGCTACACAGTTCCAACAAGAAATGATTGATATGGGGTTTAGGCCAAACACATTTACCTATAGTATCTTGATCAATGGACTTTGCAAAATGCAAATGGTTGATGCTGCAGAAAAACTTCTCTATGAAATGAAAACTCGAGGTCTCACTCCTTCTTTGGTTGATTATAACACCTTGTTGTCATCTTTGTGCAAAGAACGCAATCTGGACCGTGTGATGACTTTATTTCAGGAAATGAAAGATGGTAAATGTGAACCTGATGTGATTTCTTTTAATACACTAATTGATGGAATGTGCAAAGCAGGGGATCTTCAAGCTGCAAAAGGATTGCTTAGTGACCTGCTTCAAAGGGGTTTGTCTCCTGATACTATGACATATTCTATATTAATAAATAGGTTTTCAAAACTCGGGCAGTTAGATGAAGCCAAAGGACTGCTTGAGAGAATGATTGCTAGTGGGTTTTCTCCGGACGCTGTCATATATGATTCTCTACTAAACGGTTTCAGTGCGAAGGGTGAAACAGAAGAAGTCATTAACTTGCTTCGTCAAATGGCAGCTAAGGATGTTGCCCTTGATGTGGGACTGATTTCTACTATCTTGAATTGTCTTTGCCTTGCTACGAAATCTTCTGATTTTGCCGAATTTCTTCCTACCTTTTCAAATCAAGCTCCCAAGCAGATGAGTATCTCATGTCATGAGTTGTTGGAGAAACTCCACAAGTCAAATAGTGGGCTTCAATTACAAGCTGCTTAA
- the LOC131222638 gene encoding uncharacterized protein LOC131222638 isoform X1: MQAIVRRRLPHTLFSAASSSTRLLTLKSANPFTESPHTTLPRGTLSALWSAVQHRGAKVLGSDLQVGLMQVRLGNIIQRKGRIYQVLKAQHTQHGRGGATIQVELRDVDSGNKIAERFRTDEAIERVFVEDKSFTYLYTEGDSIVIMEPDTFEQMEVRKDLFGKAVAYLKDNMKVTLQTYDGKPMSASVPQRVTCTVAEAQTTSKGLTATPQYKRVLLDNGLTVLAPSFIKTGDMIVINTTDDSYITSNLLMDNDTSLSIAWKGESSPF; the protein is encoded by the exons atgCAAGCTATTGTAAGAAGACGCCTGCCTCACACTCTGTTCTCAGCAGCTTCCTCGTCTACAAGACTCCTCACCCTCAAATCAGCAAACCCGTTTACAGAATCGCCCCATACCACTCTGCCACGTGGCACGCTCTCTGCCCTCTGGTCGGCCGTCCAGCACCGAGGAGCCAAAGTACTGGGTTCCGAT CTTCAAGTTGGCTTGATGCAGGTCAGACTTGGGAACATAATCCAGAGGAAAG GCCGTATTTATCAG GTTCTAAAAGCACAACACACACAACATGGAAGAGGTGGTGCAACAATTCAG GTGGAGCTGCGGGATGTTGACAGCGGAAACAAAATAGCTGAAAGATTTCGCACTGATGAGGCTATTGAGA GGGTTTTTGTTGAAGACAAGTCTTTCACATATTTGTATACAGAAGGTGACTCTATAGTGATAATGGA GCCTGATACCTTTGAGCAAATGGAAGTACGCAAAGACTTATTTGGCAAGGCTGTGGCCTACCTGAAAG ATAACATGAAAGTTACCCTTCAAACCTATGATGGAAAACCAATGTCAGCATCTGTTCCGCAGCGCGTGACATGTACTGTTGCTGAAGCACAGACTACTTCGAAGGGTCTAACTGCCACTCCACA GTATAAAAGAGTGTTACTGGACAACGGGCTCACTGTGCTA GCACCTTCATTTATCAAAACCGGCGATATGATAGTCATCAATACTACTGATGATTCATATATCACCAG CAACTTGCTTATGGACAATGATACAAGTTTGAGCATCGCATGGAAAGGCGAGTCTTCTCCATTTTAG
- the LOC131222638 gene encoding uncharacterized protein LOC131222638 isoform X3: protein MQAIVRRRLPHTLFSAASSSTRLLTLKSANPFTESPHTTLPRGTLSALWSAVQHRGAKVLGSDLQVGLMQVRLGNIIQRKGRIYQVLKAQHTQHGRGGATIQVELRDVDSGNKIAERFRTDEAIERVFVEDKSFTYLYTEGDSIVIMEPDTFEQMEVRKDLFGKAVAYLKDNMKVTLQTYDGKPMSASVPQRVTCTVAEAQTTSKGLTATPQYKRVLLDNGLTVLAPSFIKTGDMIVINTTDDSYITRAKE, encoded by the exons atgCAAGCTATTGTAAGAAGACGCCTGCCTCACACTCTGTTCTCAGCAGCTTCCTCGTCTACAAGACTCCTCACCCTCAAATCAGCAAACCCGTTTACAGAATCGCCCCATACCACTCTGCCACGTGGCACGCTCTCTGCCCTCTGGTCGGCCGTCCAGCACCGAGGAGCCAAAGTACTGGGTTCCGAT CTTCAAGTTGGCTTGATGCAGGTCAGACTTGGGAACATAATCCAGAGGAAAG GCCGTATTTATCAG GTTCTAAAAGCACAACACACACAACATGGAAGAGGTGGTGCAACAATTCAG GTGGAGCTGCGGGATGTTGACAGCGGAAACAAAATAGCTGAAAGATTTCGCACTGATGAGGCTATTGAGA GGGTTTTTGTTGAAGACAAGTCTTTCACATATTTGTATACAGAAGGTGACTCTATAGTGATAATGGA GCCTGATACCTTTGAGCAAATGGAAGTACGCAAAGACTTATTTGGCAAGGCTGTGGCCTACCTGAAAG ATAACATGAAAGTTACCCTTCAAACCTATGATGGAAAACCAATGTCAGCATCTGTTCCGCAGCGCGTGACATGTACTGTTGCTGAAGCACAGACTACTTCGAAGGGTCTAACTGCCACTCCACA GTATAAAAGAGTGTTACTGGACAACGGGCTCACTGTGCTA GCACCTTCATTTATCAAAACCGGCGATATGATAGTCATCAATACTACTGATGATTCATATATCACCAG GGCTAAGGAGTAG
- the LOC131222638 gene encoding uncharacterized protein LOC131222638 isoform X2, protein MQAIVRRRLPHTLFSAASSSTRLLTLKSANPFTESPHTTLPRGTLSALWSAVQHRGAKVLGSDVRLGNIIQRKGRIYQVLKAQHTQHGRGGATIQVELRDVDSGNKIAERFRTDEAIERVFVEDKSFTYLYTEGDSIVIMEPDTFEQMEVRKDLFGKAVAYLKDNMKVTLQTYDGKPMSASVPQRVTCTVAEAQTTSKGLTATPQYKRVLLDNGLTVLAPSFIKTGDMIVINTTDDSYITSNLLMDNDTSLSIAWKGESSPF, encoded by the exons atgCAAGCTATTGTAAGAAGACGCCTGCCTCACACTCTGTTCTCAGCAGCTTCCTCGTCTACAAGACTCCTCACCCTCAAATCAGCAAACCCGTTTACAGAATCGCCCCATACCACTCTGCCACGTGGCACGCTCTCTGCCCTCTGGTCGGCCGTCCAGCACCGAGGAGCCAAAGTACTGGGTTCCGAT GTCAGACTTGGGAACATAATCCAGAGGAAAG GCCGTATTTATCAG GTTCTAAAAGCACAACACACACAACATGGAAGAGGTGGTGCAACAATTCAG GTGGAGCTGCGGGATGTTGACAGCGGAAACAAAATAGCTGAAAGATTTCGCACTGATGAGGCTATTGAGA GGGTTTTTGTTGAAGACAAGTCTTTCACATATTTGTATACAGAAGGTGACTCTATAGTGATAATGGA GCCTGATACCTTTGAGCAAATGGAAGTACGCAAAGACTTATTTGGCAAGGCTGTGGCCTACCTGAAAG ATAACATGAAAGTTACCCTTCAAACCTATGATGGAAAACCAATGTCAGCATCTGTTCCGCAGCGCGTGACATGTACTGTTGCTGAAGCACAGACTACTTCGAAGGGTCTAACTGCCACTCCACA GTATAAAAGAGTGTTACTGGACAACGGGCTCACTGTGCTA GCACCTTCATTTATCAAAACCGGCGATATGATAGTCATCAATACTACTGATGATTCATATATCACCAG CAACTTGCTTATGGACAATGATACAAGTTTGAGCATCGCATGGAAAGGCGAGTCTTCTCCATTTTAG
- the LOC131222641 gene encoding non-specific lipid-transfer protein 1-like has translation MKLSTPAVLAPTILVLLLLIPATEAAIKCSDVVKALTPCVNYLKNGNGTPTSACCNGANKLNSLATTSSDRQTVCSCLKTAAQNINPNDAAAKALPGSCGITLPSPVSKTVDCSKIS, from the exons ATGAAACTCTCAACCCCAGCAGTCCTAGCACCAACCATTTTGGTCCTTCTACTGCTAATCCCAGCTACTGAGGCTGCAATCAAATGCAGTGATGTGGTTAAGGCCTTGACGCCATGCGTCAACTATCTTAAAAATGGCAATGGGACGCCGACAAGCGCTTGTTGCAACGGCGCCAATAAGCTGAATTCACTCGCAACAACATCATCGGATAGGCAGACTGTGTGCAGTTGCTTGAAGACAGCAGCACAGAATATAAATCCAAATGATGCAGCTGCTAAGGCTCTTCCAGGGAGCTGTGGCATCACCTTGCCTTCACCTGTATCCAAGACCGTGGATTGTTCTAA GATTAGTTGA